The Candidatus Woesearchaeota archaeon genomic interval AGTATTGCGTAGGAAGATTTTGTTCTATAAATCTCAAAACGAAATCTTTATATACATTTACCCCTTAATTCCACAATAATTAGATTTTATAATGTCAAAAAGAGGTGTTTAGCATGGCTGAGGAAAATGAGGATTATGATCTTATGCCGCATCGCGAACTGATGAATCTTAAAAGGCAGGTTGATGAGATCAAGCAAAATCCGATTGTAAATGCTCCGTCAGGAAAGGAGCTGATGAATTCTGTGAATGACCTTAACAGGTCAGTTGGCGGCTTGCTGGAGCTTTTCAAGTCTGCAACAGATGAAATGAGGCTGGAAGATAAAGACCAGGATCTTGCTGTAAGGAAGATCGACCCTATTCTGGAAAAGCTTGACAAGGTTATTGAGCAGAATAAATTGATTGCAGAAGGCCTGGTTTCAATATCAGACATGATTGAGGATTTTATTTCAAAGCAAGGCGGATCTAAGCCTCAAGCGCCGCCGCCAATTCCAAGAATGAATATTGAATCAGAAGAACTGCCGGCTTTCAGCCCTTCACTTAGGGAAGCGCCGTTTGGAAGCCAGGCTCCAAGGCCAATGGACATTTCAAACCTTCCTCCACCGCCAAGTTTCGGGCAGCAAAAGAAAAGGCCATTTGGATTCTAAGATGAATTCTGATGAAGCTATAAATGCAAGCATAAACAAAGCGAGAATAAAGCATTTTCTCAGGCATTTATATAAGGCAGGCGCTAAAATAAAGGAAAGGGAGAGGTCAAGAGAAGGCTTAAAAAGGCATATTTCAAAATTAAAAGCTGTGAAAGAAAAGCCAGTATTCTTGGCAGAATTAAAAAAACTTGAAAACAAAATATTTGATGTTGTTGAGAAGGAAAAGAGTGTTCTTTACAACCAGCAAAGGGAATCTGCTGTTGTAAACCAATTAAAAGACAGGATTGCTTATCTTGAAAATGAATTGAATCTGCATAAGGAAATTAAAGAAAGAAAAATATCTGCTGAAGAAGAGTTTGCCAAACAGGAAACTGCTGAATTAAGGTCATTGTTAAGGGCGCTTGAAAGAAATTACCATAAGATAAAGGGCAGGGAGAAGAGCAAGGAGAAATTAAATGCAATAAAAGCAAGGATTGAAGAAGTGAAAAAGAAGATAAAGTTTCTAGAGTGAGTTTAATTTATTCTAGCACCTTTCTTTATGATATCATAATCTCTTATAAAATTAAACTTTAAAAATAAATTTAAACAGGCTGTAAATCATTAATCACCCATTTCCCATCTTTTTGAGACATGTGGCCTTTATCTAGACAATGCTGCCTGATATATGCGGAGATTGCCATATAGACCAAAGCACCAGTATATCCAGTTGTCATTGCAATGTCTCTTACTGTTCTGTCATTATCATAAAGAAACTTAATGAACCTGTTGTCTTCTGCAAGCTTGAATTGAAGCGTTGAGAATATTTGCTCATCAAATTGGTATTCGTCCTGTTCAGGAAATTGAATGTCTAAATAATCCCGGATATTTTCATCATCTTTTAAGAAATCATCAATTTTGCTCTGCATATGGCAAATTTTATTTCTGCCTTTTCTAGTTAAGCTGCACAAGCCACATCGTTCTTCCAAAACTTCATTTCCGACACCCTCGTTTAAAACTCCAACTATGTTGATGCTTGTCTTAAATCTAAAATGTTTTCTCATGATATCATTCCATATTTTAGGTCCTGGTGCACCTTCAGGCAGTTCCATTTAAATCACCTCCTATTAAACATCCTTTGCCATCACAGTGTTGCGGCCATTGGCTCTTGCCCTTTTGCATGATTCTGTGATCAGCTGCTCGACCTTTGCGCTCAGCGCAGGGGCATAGTCAACTGATATGTTTATTATGGCTTTTTTAGCGCCTTCCTTCTGCATCTCCTTTGCGAACTTGTCAGCAACTTCCTTTATTTTTGTTTTGACAACGATTTCAGTCATTATTATTACCTTTTAATTTAACATACATCGTATGTTTAAATAGTTTCTTATTATTGATGGTAAATATTATCATGATGGTCGAGCTCTTCAAATATGACTTTCTTTTCCTGCTCATTTACAGAAAATAAAAGAATGAAACTTTTGTCCATATGCACTCGCTTGAGATGCTGCATTGGCGCTTTAAGGTTTTTATAATGCTGCGGATTTTGAATTACTTCCTCGATTTTTTTATGTATTATTTCAAGCTGCTTGGGGTTTTTCTTAGAAATTTTGCTTAGTTTTTTGTCTAAGCTGTCTTTAATGTCAAAAGAGTACATATTAGCTCATGCCATATCTTTTTCTGAAATTCTCAAGAGTGCCAATTTTTATGGTTTTCTCTTTTGCTACCCTTTTCATCCTTTCTATGAATTCGGGCCTTAGTTCAGGCTCTAAAAGTTCTCCCCCATAATCAGCTACAACCTTTTCTATAGCTTCAGATTTATCTTTAAGGTTATACCTCGCTTTTACAATATTCAGTATTTGGTTTACACTTTCCGAAATTTGGATCATTGCCTGCACCATATACATCACCTATATTTAATATATATGTTGAGTATATAAATGTTTTGCTTTTAGAATCACTTGTGCGCAAACCAAAACACAAACTTGTCCTTTTCTTTTTTATCCAGCCTGCAGAATGCAAACCTTTCAAACTGGACAATCGTGCCTTCGCCAAGATCATTTACTGATTTTTCTGCAAGCCCTTTTTTAATTGATCCGTCATCCATAAGAATTTCTGCATTAACCAGATCTTTCCCGGCAGCCAGCCAGTGCATTATCCTCTCGCCTCTATCCTTGTATTTTTCGTATTCCAACGATTCAAAAACAAATCTATCTTTTACTTTTTTAAAATTAAGGCAGTCCATAAGCCTGTACAGCTTATTTTCCTTCAATTGCCTGAAATCATCATTCGCAATGTAAAATTCAGTGTACGTGTTAAATTCCCTTGCGCCTCTCTCCTTGAAATCAGGATGCAGGTCAAGCTCGCAGACTTGTATCGGCGCTTTTTCTATTTTTATTTTCTTAGGGTCTTCCACAAAAAAGTACCTGTTCGCTTCTTTTTCAATCAGTTTCCTGTTTTCAGAATAAAGAATATCAACCGGAACTGTTATTTCACTCTGCGTCATGCCGAAGCTCAAAATAAAGTTTCTTATTGCTTCGGGCTTTATGCCCCTTCTTTTTAAAGACTGCAGGCTCCATGTTCTTGGGTCGTCCCATCCCCTGTATTCCCCGGACAAAACTTCCTTGCTGGACTTTGATTTGCTTATCTTCACCCCTTCCAATTTCAATAATCCAGTATGTATCAAAACAGGATGCTGCCAGCCAAAAATATCCCAGATAAACTTCTCCATTTCGCTTTCAATCATCAGCTCTTTTCCTCTTATAACATGAGTCACACCCAGAAGATGGTCATCAATGCCCCACGACAGTTCAAGCATTGGCCAGACTTTGTATTTTTTTCCAACTTTAGGATGCTCTCTTTCAGAAATCCTGAACAAAACCCTGTCCCTGAATGCAGGATTTGGATGCTGCATTGAGGTTTTCAGCCTTAAAACTGCCTCTCCTTCTTTGTATTTTGCCAGCATGTTTTTCCATTCTTTAAGATTTTCCTGCGCAGATGCTTTTCTATGCGCGCATTCGTTGCTGTTTTCCCTGTTCTTCCTTAATTCTTCTGCCGGGCATAAGCAGACATATGCTTTGTCCTTTTTGATCAATTCCTCTGCATATTTGTAATAAATGCTTAATCTGTCTGACTTGTAGATTATGCTCGGCTCAAAATCAATGCCAAGCCATCTTAATCCTTCTGGAATAAGGTCAAATGCCTCTTTGATCAGCTGCTTTTCCTCTGAGCCGATTGTGTCGTCAATGATCATCAGTAATTTTCCTTCGTATTTTTTTACGTATTCATCATTAAGTATTGCCGGCCTTGCATTGCCAATGTGCAGCGGCCCGGACGGATAAGGCGCGAGGCGCATGACAACTTTGCCCATTTCTGCTTTTTCAAGGTCATGCAGCCCTTTTTTCACATTCTCTTTTTTCTCCAGCAATTCAGGAGCAAGGACTTCAAGCTCTTCTCTTATCTTATCCAAGCCCATTTTGCTGATCTTTTTTATAACTTCAGAAGTCTCCTTTGCTATTTCCTTGATCTTTGGCTTAAATGCAGGATGCTCTGCAAGAACTTTCCCAATAACTGCCCCCTGGCTTGCTTTTCCTTCGAATTTAAGGGCATTTTGAAGCGCGTATTTGTAGACTGATTGCTTTATATCCATAGTGTTTTTGTTTTTATGGATATATTTAAAGTTTGCTATAAATTGTTTATTTGTGGGTTTTGTTGATTTCTATTCTCAATATATTTTTAGTAAATCATTTATAGAAGTCTTATGTGGTTTTACTTCAGAAATTATTAATGTAATTTTGGTAGATCTTATTGTTAAACAAGATGTCATAGGGATTTAGAGTTTTGTTATAAGATCCCTTATAATCTTTGTTATAATGCCCAGCAGATTTAATTACATCTTCTAGTGTACTACAGCTTCCAACAAAAGTTTCAGCACTAAATGATGTGTCTCTTAATGCTTTAAAAATCTCCAAGAATCTTCCAAAATCAATTGTATTTTTTACTCTTAAACGAGAGGTTCCTGCTCCATATCCACGTTCAAATCCTGCAATAAAAGCGTTTCTAAAGTGAGGATAAATTATATATTTTGTATTTTCGCCATCATTTTCAAAAAGCGAAGATACTACCGTCCTTAAACTTATTGGCCCTTGCATTGCGCTATTTTTTATTGTTTCGTATTCTCTTTTTTGCAATTCTATTAGCTCTGATTCTGAAAAGTCATTAGCATCGCAAGAAGCATCAAAATCGCCAAATCCCAGCTTTACCTTGCCTGTTCCATTATAAAGGATCATGTTGCCAACGTGAGCATTGCTTCTTTCATTATCGCAGCTCCATGTTTGGCCGCTTCTATCCATGAGGCTTTTTAATTGTCCTACAATAAACCCCATATCAGAATATAAGTGTGTGATATTTATAACTGCTCTTTCTTTTTCTGAATTTCTCGAATATCTTCCATCAGGAAGCTTCTTGTTAAAAAGATTTTCAATTAAAAACATAAATTCATCTAATCTTGTATCGCCTTCCACCTTGATAATGGAAGCAGAGAAGCTCTCTCCCTTCACTTTTGTAGGATAATGCCAGTATCCTTCGCAGGTCATTAGAAGATCAATGCCCTCATTTCGCAAGACTGTATTAAATCTGTCTGACATTTGCTTTTCAAATTCAGCTGACTGTGTCGGTTGGCCCCCAAAAACTTCAAACTCTCTCCTATTGAAATTTATAACTTTGGGATTTTTAGGGTCTAAAGAAACTCCTTTCAGTTTGTATAAAGTACCGCTATCATTAACTAAAACTGACCTCCGGCCACTCCAGATTCCCGGTATAGTGTCATTAGGATTTCCGGGGTGTTTACTAAGATGTTCGTCTATTTCTTTGTAGTCAACCGAATCCGCAATAATTAAATCATCATCGCCTCTTTGCTCAAATGCATAAACCGAGTCAGGCATAACTACTCTGGGGATCTTTAATTTTTTCGGTATATCGCTATCTGATTCTAATTTTCCATTAGTTACTTTCAAAAAATTTCGGTCTCTCTTGATTAAAAGCTTCATAAAATGATTTAAATAAGCGCATATTTATAAATCTTTCTATTTTTACCCTTAAAAAGTAGTTACAAAAGATATGCTGTCTTTAAAAATGTCAGAATTTTCCATCCAGTTTTTGACTGGTGGCAGAAAGCCAACTTTTGTTGTATGTAAAAAATTCTGAGCATGCTCAAAAACCACCTGATGTGATGGAATGTAGCTAAATGCCACCCCTCTATGGTGAGTGGTTTTTGACAGAAAATTTATTAAATAACACTTCATTTCCGGCATCAAAATGGATTCTGAAGCTGCTGGGGAAAGTGAAAGACCTAGAGAAGAGAACCTTGCAGAGAGAATACTAAAAGAGCATCAGGTTCTTGATCTCAATATTGGAAAAGGGATCAAAATAGAAGCCGGAGACCAATTCTTTGGCATAGCGCAGCCAATAATCCAGGATGGAAAGCTGGTTGAGCCAATGTGCGGCATCATCCCCAGGGGCATTTTAGAAAGCTACATGGACAAAAAAGGCATGACTTATGGCGTTTTTGAACTTTTAAAAAAAGGTAAAATCGGATTAGTGGATTTGAAAGGTTTGCCGCCAAATATTTCTCTACATGATTTTGGCTTTGGCAGGTACAGATTTAAGATTACAGAAGTTTTAGAGGAAAAGATAGAAAAAATAGGCCATGTATTCTGCGCCAGAGTTTTAAGCGAGGAAAAGACAGGCGTTAAGCATACGCACTATAAGAAAGAAGTTAAATTTTTAACAGAAGTCCCTGAAAAATTTAGAAAAATATGGCTTACTGCAAAAAAACCTGGAACAGATGATGTTTATTATGTTTTAAGGGGCAATGATGAAATTGAGTGGAAAGGGATTGAGAGAGGAGACAGCTTCAATGCAACATTAACGAATTACAATGGATCGGGCAAGCATGATTTTGAGATAAAACAATTCAATGAATTTGGCTATATTGGCCATGTAAAGCCAGAAGACAAAAATCATGAGTTTAAAACAAATTTTGATTACAAAATGCTGCGTACAAATCTTGTTTATAGATTTGTAACTGTTCATGTGATGCCTCCGGGAGAAAGATTGCTGCGCAAATTCTACTGCATTCCGCTGCATTTGGTAAAAGGCATTGATGCAGCTTATGCGAGATATGAGCCTGCTAAGCCTTGTTTTTTTCGATAAATATTTATATTAAGGTTTTTTGAGTGTATATATGCCTTATGATGTTGTTCTTGGAAGAAGCGAGGAGGATAGAAAACACTTTGGTTTAAAGGGAACAGTATTTCTCGGAAAGCAATATGTCAAGATGGGCCAATTAACATCACTATCAAATCCAATTTATCTTGATGTTGCGAGGAGCCATGTTGTTTTTGTATGCGGCAAAAGAGGTTCCGGAAAGTCCTACTCGATGGGCGTTATCGCAGAAGGCATATCTGACATGCCTCAGGAAGTAAGGCAGAATCTGAGCATAATAATGCTTGACACAATGGGCATTTACTGGACTATGAAATACCCAAATCAGCAGGATGAAGAATTATTGAAAGAGTGGGGTATTGAAGCAAAAAGCTTAGATGTGCAGATTTTCACGCCAGTTGGCTTTTACAAGGAATATAAGGAAAAAGGAATTCCAACAGATGCTCCGTTTTCAATAAAGCCTTCTGAATTAAGCTCAGTTGACTGGTGCACTGTGTTTGATGTC includes:
- a CDS encoding glutamate--tRNA ligase, coding for MDIKQSVYKYALQNALKFEGKASQGAVIGKVLAEHPAFKPKIKEIAKETSEVIKKISKMGLDKIREELEVLAPELLEKKENVKKGLHDLEKAEMGKVVMRLAPYPSGPLHIGNARPAILNDEYVKKYEGKLLMIIDDTIGSEEKQLIKEAFDLIPEGLRWLGIDFEPSIIYKSDRLSIYYKYAEELIKKDKAYVCLCPAEELRKNRENSNECAHRKASAQENLKEWKNMLAKYKEGEAVLRLKTSMQHPNPAFRDRVLFRISEREHPKVGKKYKVWPMLELSWGIDDHLLGVTHVIRGKELMIESEMEKFIWDIFGWQHPVLIHTGLLKLEGVKISKSKSSKEVLSGEYRGWDDPRTWSLQSLKRRGIKPEAIRNFILSFGMTQSEITVPVDILYSENRKLIEKEANRYFFVEDPKKIKIEKAPIQVCELDLHPDFKERGAREFNTYTEFYIANDDFRQLKENKLYRLMDCLNFKKVKDRFVFESLEYEKYKDRGERIMHWLAAGKDLVNAEILMDDGSIKKGLAEKSVNDLGEGTIVQFERFAFCRLDKKEKDKFVFWFAHK
- a CDS encoding DUF2683 family protein; the encoded protein is MVQAMIQISESVNQILNIVKARYNLKDKSEAIEKVVADYGGELLEPELRPEFIERMKRVAKEKTIKIGTLENFRKRYGMS